One genomic segment of Gammaproteobacteria bacterium includes these proteins:
- the gyrA gene encoding DNA gyrase subunit A: protein MESFAKEVLPVNIEDEMRASYMEYAMSVIVGRALPDVRDGLKPVHRRVLYAMSELGNDWNKPYKKSARVVGDVIGKYHPHGDSAVYDAIVRMAQPFSMRQMLVDGQGNFGSVDGDAPAAMRYTEVRMAKIAHELLADLDKETVDFVPNYDESEHEPAVLPAKLPNLLINGAAGIAVGIATNIPPHNLAEVINGCLALIENPELDILELINIIPGPDFPTAGIINGARGIREAYLTGKGRIYVRARHEVEGEEGSKQRLIITELPYQVNKARLLEKIAELVKEKKIEGITELRDESDKDGMRMVIELRRGEMPDVVLNNLYQHTQMQNVFGINMVALLDGQPRLLNIKQMLEAFIRHRREVVTRRTIFELRKARARAHILEGLAVALTNIDPVIQLIKASPSPAEAKAGLISTVWQPGAVLDMLAGAGADASRPDDLEPQFGMQADGYRLSEAQAQAILDMRLHRLTGLEQDKILSEYKEILVNIAELLEILLNPTRLMEVIRDELLLIKEQYSNPRRTEIRASHEDLSIEDLISDEPMVVTLSHEGYVKSQPLDVYQAQRRGGRGKAAAATKDEDFIDKLFITSAHDTMLCFSSRGKVYWLKVYQVPQASRTSRGRPIVNLLPLEENERINTILPIREYTEDAYIFFATSQGVVKKTSLMDFSRPRSSGIIAIDLNEGDQLVGVDITDGQRDVMLFSSNGKAIRFNESNVRAMGRTAAGVRGIKLLGEAKVISLIICEEGTVLTATENGYGKRTPMEDYPAHGRGGQGVIAIQTSERNGSVVGATLVADGDEIMLISDGGTLVRTRVAEI from the coding sequence ATGGAATCATTTGCAAAAGAAGTTCTTCCCGTCAATATCGAAGATGAGATGAGAGCCTCCTACATGGAGTACGCCATGAGCGTAATCGTGGGACGTGCTCTGCCTGATGTACGTGATGGTCTCAAACCGGTTCACCGCCGCGTACTGTATGCCATGAGTGAACTGGGCAATGATTGGAATAAGCCCTACAAAAAATCCGCGCGCGTGGTGGGTGACGTGATCGGTAAATACCACCCGCACGGTGACTCTGCGGTGTACGACGCCATCGTGCGTATGGCGCAGCCGTTTTCCATGCGCCAGATGCTGGTGGATGGTCAGGGTAACTTTGGTTCGGTGGATGGCGATGCGCCAGCAGCAATGCGTTACACCGAGGTGCGCATGGCCAAGATCGCGCACGAGCTGCTCGCTGATCTGGACAAGGAAACCGTCGATTTCGTCCCTAACTATGACGAATCCGAACACGAACCGGCCGTATTGCCGGCCAAGCTGCCCAACCTGCTGATTAACGGTGCTGCCGGTATTGCGGTGGGCATCGCGACCAATATTCCACCCCACAATCTGGCCGAAGTCATCAATGGCTGTTTGGCCCTGATTGAAAATCCCGAGCTGGATATTCTCGAGCTGATTAACATTATTCCCGGCCCCGATTTTCCCACCGCCGGTATCATCAACGGCGCACGCGGCATTCGCGAAGCCTATCTGACCGGCAAGGGCCGCATCTATGTGCGTGCCCGTCACGAGGTGGAAGGCGAGGAAGGCAGCAAGCAGCGCTTGATCATCACTGAACTGCCGTATCAGGTGAACAAAGCGCGTTTGCTGGAAAAAATCGCTGAACTGGTCAAAGAAAAGAAAATCGAAGGCATCACTGAACTGCGCGACGAGTCTGACAAAGACGGTATGCGTATGGTGATCGAACTGCGTCGTGGCGAAATGCCCGACGTAGTGCTGAACAATCTCTACCAGCACACCCAGATGCAGAACGTGTTCGGCATCAACATGGTGGCGCTGCTCGACGGCCAGCCACGTCTGCTCAACATCAAGCAGATGCTGGAAGCGTTCATTCGTCACCGCCGCGAAGTGGTGACGCGTCGTACTATTTTTGAATTGCGCAAGGCGCGTGCGCGTGCGCACATTTTGGAAGGTTTGGCGGTTGCGCTGACCAACATTGATCCAGTGATCCAGTTGATCAAGGCATCGCCCAGTCCTGCAGAAGCCAAGGCTGGTTTGATTTCCACCGTCTGGCAGCCAGGTGCTGTGCTGGATATGCTGGCCGGCGCGGGTGCGGATGCATCACGTCCTGATGATCTGGAGCCACAGTTTGGCATGCAGGCTGATGGTTATCGTTTGTCCGAAGCCCAAGCCCAGGCGATTTTGGACATGCGTCTGCATCGTTTGACTGGTCTGGAGCAAGACAAGATCCTCAGCGAGTACAAGGAAATTCTGGTTAACATCGCCGAGCTGCTGGAGATTTTGTTGAATCCTACGCGTCTGATGGAAGTGATTCGTGACGAACTGTTGTTGATCAAAGAGCAATACAGCAACCCACGTCGTACCGAAATTCGTGCCTCGCATGAAGATTTGAGTATTGAAGATCTGATCAGCGACGAGCCCATGGTGGTGACGCTGTCCCACGAAGGGTACGTCAAGAGCCAGCCGCTGGATGTGTATCAGGCGCAGCGTCGTGGTGGTCGCGGTAAGGCGGCGGCGGCGACCAAAGATGAAGACTTCATCGACAAACTGTTTATTACCAGCGCGCATGACACCATGCTGTGCTTCTCCAGCCGTGGCAAAGTTTACTGGTTGAAGGTGTATCAGGTACCGCAAGCCAGCCGTACTTCACGTGGTCGCCCAATCGTGAATTTGCTGCCGCTGGAAGAAAACGAGCGCATCAACACCATTTTGCCGATTCGCGAATACACCGAAGATGCCTACATTTTCTTCGCGACCTCGCAAGGCGTGGTGAAGAAAACCTCGCTGATGGACTTCTCTCGTCCACGCAGCTCCGGCATTATCGCTATCGATCTGAACGAGGGCGACCAACTGGTTGGTGTCGACATTACCGATGGTCAACGCGATGTGATGCTGTTTAGCAGCAACGGCAAGGCGATTCGTTTCAACGAGTCCAACGTGCGTGCCATGGGCCGTACCGCCGCCGGTGTGCGTGGTATCAAATTGCTGGGTGAGGCGAAGGTAATTTCGCTGATCATTTGTGAAGAAGGCACCGTGCTGACCGCGACCGAAAATGGTTACGGCAAGCGCACGCCAATGGAAGATTATCCTGCACATGGTCGCGGTGGTCAGGGTGTTATCGCTATCCAGACCTCTGAGCGTAATGGCAGTGTTGTTGGTGCAACGCTGGTGGCGGACGGTGACGAGATCATGCTGATCAGCGATGGCGGTACGCTGGTGCGTACCCGTGTCGCAGAAATTA
- the mtnA gene encoding S-methyl-5-thioribose-1-phosphate isomerase, translated as MASQIDNTRAVVWKGDSLELLDQRILPREKVYLTYRDAVTTARAITDMVVRGAPAIGVAAAYGVVLSARQRVAAGGDWKAAIKADIKVLAESRPTAVNLFWALDRMGRKLDSLSTDAVAALEAEAIAIHEEDLAANYKMGDLGAAFIEPGSGVLTHCNAGALATAGYGTALGVIRSAWTQKRISKVFADETRPWLQGSRLTAWELLEDGIPVTLQCEGAAAHLMKTGQIQWVIVGSDRIAANGDVANKIGTYGLAVLARHHGVKFMVVAPSSTVDMSIRHGDDIPIEQRGLEEVLGLNGQRVAAEGASAWNPAFDVTPAELVDVIVTELGVVERPNAEKMAKLMG; from the coding sequence ATGGCGTCTCAGATTGATAACACCCGTGCCGTGGTGTGGAAGGGTGACTCCCTGGAGTTGTTGGATCAGCGCATTTTGCCGCGAGAGAAGGTTTACCTGACTTATCGCGACGCCGTAACCACCGCCCGGGCGATTACCGACATGGTGGTGCGCGGTGCGCCGGCCATTGGTGTGGCGGCGGCTTACGGTGTGGTGTTGTCTGCACGCCAGCGCGTCGCTGCCGGTGGTGACTGGAAGGCGGCGATCAAGGCGGACATCAAGGTGCTGGCCGAATCCCGTCCCACGGCGGTGAATCTGTTCTGGGCACTGGATCGGATGGGCAGAAAGCTTGATAGCCTGAGCACCGATGCGGTGGCTGCCTTGGAAGCGGAAGCGATTGCCATTCACGAGGAGGATCTGGCGGCCAACTACAAAATGGGTGATTTGGGCGCGGCGTTTATCGAGCCCGGCTCCGGCGTGTTGACCCACTGTAATGCCGGTGCGTTGGCGACCGCAGGTTACGGTACCGCGCTGGGCGTGATTCGTTCCGCCTGGACCCAAAAGCGTATCAGCAAGGTGTTTGCTGATGAGACCCGTCCCTGGCTGCAGGGCTCGCGCCTGACAGCCTGGGAACTGCTGGAAGATGGTATTCCGGTGACGCTGCAGTGCGAAGGTGCAGCCGCGCACCTGATGAAAACTGGTCAGATCCAGTGGGTGATTGTCGGTTCCGACCGTATCGCCGCCAATGGTGATGTGGCCAACAAAATCGGCACCTATGGACTGGCGGTGCTGGCACGTCATCACGGGGTGAAATTCATGGTGGTGGCGCCCAGCTCTACCGTGGACATGAGCATCCGCCATGGTGACGACATCCCCATTGAGCAGCGCGGTCTGGAAGAAGTATTGGGTCTGAATGGTCAGCGTGTGGCTGCTGAGGGCGCCAGCGCCTGGAACCCTGCGTTTGATGTGACACCGGCCGAGTTGGTGGACGTGATCGTCACCGAATTGGGTGTGGTTGAACGCCCCAATGCGGAAAAAATGGCCAAGTTGATGGGCTAG
- a CDS encoding TRZ/ATZ family hydrolase, translating into MQTVDTVINARWVIPVRPDNTILENHSVVIHDGAIVAILPSLAAAQQYDATTLHSLTEHALIPGLINTHTHASMNLLKGFADDLPLMDWLQNHIWPAEAANVSPEFVYDGTQLAVAESFRAGVTCLNEMYFFPYQAAQAASDAGMRMCVGLILIDFPTAWAAGPDDYLAKGVNVHDAFRHNPLITTALAPHAPYTVSDAPLRRALTLAEQLDIPIHMHIHETAFEVAEAEQKTGKRPLARLKELGLLGPRLMAVHMTQLTDQEITDLANYGVHVIHNPQSNMKLASGICPTVKLLEAGVNVALGTDGCASNNDLDMLNEMQSAALIAKVASGNAAALPAHTALRMATLNGAKALGLEAVTGSLEVGKAADITAIDLSALETQPVYNPISQIVYAAGRHQVSDVWVDGRQVLKQHQLTTLNEEQLRRKAQRWAQKIQQSRKASS; encoded by the coding sequence ATGCAGACCGTCGACACCGTGATCAACGCCCGCTGGGTGATCCCCGTCAGGCCCGACAACACCATTCTGGAAAATCACAGCGTCGTCATTCACGACGGCGCCATCGTTGCCATTCTTCCCAGTCTCGCTGCAGCCCAGCAATATGACGCGACAACCTTGCACAGCCTGACCGAACACGCGCTGATTCCCGGCCTGATCAACACTCACACCCACGCCAGCATGAACCTGCTCAAGGGTTTCGCCGACGATTTGCCGTTGATGGACTGGCTGCAAAACCACATCTGGCCCGCCGAAGCCGCCAACGTCAGTCCCGAATTTGTCTACGACGGCACCCAACTGGCCGTGGCCGAGTCGTTTCGCGCCGGTGTTACCTGTCTGAATGAAATGTATTTCTTCCCCTATCAGGCAGCACAGGCCGCCAGCGATGCGGGAATGCGGATGTGCGTCGGCCTGATTCTGATCGACTTCCCCACCGCATGGGCAGCAGGCCCGGACGACTATCTCGCCAAGGGCGTCAATGTCCATGATGCGTTTCGCCACAATCCGCTGATCACAACCGCGCTGGCCCCTCATGCGCCGTACACAGTGTCAGATGCTCCGCTGCGCCGGGCGCTGACCCTGGCCGAGCAACTGGACATCCCGATCCACATGCACATTCACGAAACCGCATTTGAAGTTGCCGAGGCCGAACAAAAAACCGGCAAGCGCCCGCTGGCGCGCCTCAAGGAACTGGGGCTACTCGGCCCACGATTGATGGCCGTGCACATGACCCAGCTCACCGACCAGGAAATTACCGATCTGGCCAACTACGGCGTGCATGTCATTCACAATCCGCAATCCAATATGAAGCTGGCCAGTGGCATCTGTCCCACCGTCAAACTGCTGGAAGCCGGCGTCAATGTCGCGCTGGGCACCGACGGTTGCGCCTCCAACAACGACCTGGACATGCTCAACGAAATGCAAAGTGCCGCGCTGATCGCCAAGGTCGCCAGCGGTAATGCGGCCGCACTGCCTGCCCACACGGCGCTACGCATGGCCACCCTCAACGGCGCCAAGGCGCTGGGACTGGAGGCTGTGACCGGTTCGCTGGAAGTGGGCAAAGCCGCCGACATCACCGCCATTGACCTCTCGGCACTGGAAACCCAACCGGTTTATAATCCCATTTCGCAAATCGTTTATGCCGCAGGTCGCCATCAGGTCTCGGATGTTTGGGTCGACGGTCGCCAGGTGCTCAAGCAGCACCAGCTCACCACCCTGAACGAAGAACAACTGCGACGTAAAGCCCAACGCTGGGCACAAAAAATCCAACAAAGCAGGAAAGCATCATCATGA
- the ubiG gene encoding bifunctional 2-polyprenyl-6-hydroxyphenol methylase/3-demethylubiquinol 3-O-methyltransferase UbiG: MNTAAHANVDQHEVAKFEEIAYRWWDTESEFKPLHDINPLRLNYIDRHAQISGKKVLDVGCGGGILSESMAARAAQVTGIDMGATPLEVARLHLLESGLSVDYQQITVEEFAERHAGEFDVVTCMEMLEHVPDPESVVRACIKLIKPGGKVFLSTLNRNPKAYALAILGAEYLMGMLPKGTHDYKKFIKPSELGGWMRRNGLTIADLSGMSYNPLSKNYSLGKDIDVNYLTYGIKETD, translated from the coding sequence ATGAACACTGCCGCACACGCCAATGTCGACCAGCACGAAGTCGCCAAATTCGAGGAAATCGCCTACCGCTGGTGGGACACCGAAAGCGAATTCAAACCCCTGCACGACATCAATCCGCTGCGCCTGAACTACATCGACCGTCACGCCCAGATCAGCGGCAAAAAAGTGCTGGACGTGGGCTGCGGTGGCGGCATTCTCAGCGAATCCATGGCAGCACGCGCTGCCCAGGTCACTGGCATCGACATGGGTGCCACCCCACTGGAAGTCGCTCGCCTGCATCTGCTGGAATCCGGCCTGAGCGTTGACTACCAACAAATCACCGTCGAAGAATTTGCCGAGCGCCATGCCGGTGAATTTGATGTGGTCACCTGCATGGAAATGCTCGAACACGTCCCCGATCCCGAATCGGTAGTGCGCGCCTGCATCAAACTGATCAAACCCGGCGGCAAGGTTTTCCTCTCTACCCTCAATCGCAACCCCAAGGCTTACGCACTGGCGATTCTGGGCGCGGAATACCTGATGGGCATGTTGCCCAAAGGTACCCACGACTACAAAAAATTCATCAAGCCCTCAGAGCTGGGCGGCTGGATGCGCCGTAACGGCCTGACCATCGCCGACCTGAGCGGCATGAGCTACAACCCACTGAGCAAAAACTACTCGCTGGGCAAGGACATCGACGTCAACTATCTCACCTACGGCATCAAGGAAACCGACTAA
- a CDS encoding HAD-IA family hydrolase — translation MSIQAVLFDLDGTLADTAPDLAYALNETLKARGHQPLPFEAIRPVVSHGGIAMIRLGFDIGPGDADYDAVREQFLNIYLHNIARHTTLFAGMNELLAELESRAIKWGVVTNKPGWLTDPLMAALGLTPRAAAIVSGDTCAKSKPHPEPMYHACNLVGVAAEHCVYVGDAERDIAAGRAANMRTLAATFGYLLPDDDPHSWQADALIDHPQQVLDYLEKWT, via the coding sequence TTGTCCATCCAAGCAGTTCTTTTCGACCTCGACGGCACCCTGGCCGACACTGCGCCCGATCTGGCCTATGCGCTGAACGAAACCCTCAAGGCCCGCGGTCATCAACCGCTGCCGTTTGAAGCCATCCGCCCGGTGGTTTCCCACGGTGGCATCGCCATGATTCGGCTGGGTTTTGACATCGGTCCCGGCGATGCGGACTACGACGCAGTGCGCGAACAGTTTCTCAATATTTACCTGCACAACATCGCCCGCCATACCACCTTGTTCGCCGGGATGAATGAACTGTTGGCCGAGCTGGAAAGCCGCGCCATCAAATGGGGCGTGGTCACCAACAAGCCCGGCTGGCTGACAGATCCGCTGATGGCGGCGCTGGGCCTGACACCACGCGCTGCCGCCATCGTCAGCGGCGATACCTGCGCCAAAAGCAAACCCCATCCCGAACCCATGTACCATGCCTGCAACCTGGTCGGTGTCGCTGCCGAACACTGCGTCTACGTCGGCGATGCCGAGCGTGACATCGCCGCCGGTCGCGCCGCCAACATGCGCACCCTGGCCGCCACCTTCGGCTATCTGCTACCCGACGATGACCCGCACAGCTGGCAAGCCGACGCCCTGATCGATCATCCCCAACAAGTGCTGGACTACCTGGAGAAATGGACCTGA
- the rmuC gene encoding DNA recombination protein RmuC: MELLLPIAMLLAGLVAGFAIAALMKQKTIAAQEKTNIELQAKLSNVEAVHAERLATVKQSHEQLSQQFQNLASQALARNNEQFLKLAEQNLKSFQVQSQGDLEKKEQAIENLVRPIREALEKTQQHIHQAEKERKESYGALNQHLQNLNLSQQALQGETRNLVNALRRPEVRGQWGEMTLKRLAELAGMVEYCDFFEQTTINTEDGRLRPDMIVRLPGGRDIVVDIKTPLDAYLSAMEASDDNQRQIELQRHARHVRDRVKELSSKAYWNQFKNSPDFVVLFIPGEQFLGAALDVDRNLLEDAMKNKVILSTPTSFVALMRAVAYGWRQEALAENAEQIRALGEELYSRLATFGEHLNKVGKSLEQSVGHYNKAVSSFDSRVLPGARKFTELGIAEKKVMADSAQVETLPRQVSSLELDTSLEQDK; the protein is encoded by the coding sequence ATGGAACTGCTGCTTCCCATCGCAATGCTGCTGGCCGGTCTGGTGGCAGGCTTTGCCATCGCCGCGCTGATGAAACAGAAAACCATCGCCGCCCAAGAAAAAACCAACATTGAACTGCAGGCCAAACTGAGCAATGTCGAAGCTGTGCATGCCGAGCGCCTGGCGACGGTAAAACAGTCGCACGAACAACTCAGCCAGCAATTTCAAAATCTGGCCTCGCAGGCGTTGGCGCGCAACAACGAACAGTTCCTCAAACTGGCCGAGCAAAATCTGAAATCCTTTCAGGTGCAATCCCAGGGTGATCTGGAGAAAAAAGAACAAGCCATCGAAAATCTGGTGCGCCCCATTCGCGAAGCGCTGGAAAAAACCCAGCAGCACATTCACCAGGCTGAAAAAGAGCGCAAGGAATCCTACGGCGCCCTTAACCAGCATTTGCAAAATCTCAATCTCAGCCAGCAAGCGCTGCAGGGCGAAACGCGCAATCTGGTCAACGCCCTGCGCCGCCCCGAAGTCCGTGGTCAATGGGGCGAGATGACCCTCAAGCGCCTGGCCGAACTAGCCGGCATGGTGGAATACTGCGACTTTTTCGAACAGACCACGATCAACACTGAGGATGGTCGCCTGCGACCAGACATGATCGTGCGCCTGCCCGGCGGCCGCGACATTGTGGTCGACATCAAAACCCCGCTGGATGCTTATCTGTCAGCGATGGAAGCCAGCGACGACAACCAGCGTCAAATCGAACTGCAACGACATGCACGCCATGTGCGTGATCGTGTCAAAGAACTTTCCAGCAAGGCGTACTGGAACCAGTTCAAGAACTCGCCGGATTTTGTGGTGCTGTTCATTCCCGGCGAACAGTTCCTCGGCGCCGCGCTGGATGTGGATCGCAACCTGCTCGAAGATGCGATGAAAAACAAAGTCATCCTCTCCACCCCCACCAGTTTTGTCGCGCTGATGCGTGCCGTGGCCTATGGCTGGCGTCAGGAAGCGCTGGCAGAAAACGCCGAACAGATTCGCGCGCTGGGTGAAGAGTTGTACAGCCGTCTGGCCACCTTCGGCGAACACCTGAACAAAGTCGGTAAATCGCTGGAACAAAGCGTCGGCCACTACAACAAAGCCGTCAGTTCATTCGACAGCCGCGTACTGCCGGGCGCACGCAAATTCACTGAACTGGGCATTGCCGAGAAAAAAGTCATGGCCGATAGCGCCCAGGTGGAAACCCTGCCACGCCAGGTCAGCAGCCTGGAACTGGACACCTCGCTGGAGCAGGATAAATGA